The following nucleotide sequence is from Paenibacillus odorifer.
CTTTCAAATTAAAAGATGCCAGATACGTAGAACCTCTGCTTCGTCATATCCGGCTTATAGCCTTCGCTGAGAGCCTCGGCGGGGTTGAATCGTTAATGACCTATCCTGCAGTACAGACGCATGCGGACATTCCTGTGGAAATTCGGAATGCGGTGGGTGTAGATGATCGGTTGCTGCGCTTCTCGGTGGGCATTGAACATGCGGAGGATCTAATTGCTGATCTGGGTCATGCTTTGGAGGCTGCGCGGGCGGAAATCGAAACGAAGTAAAAGTAACGACAACCCAGATCGGCACCGAATTGCTGGGAAATATCGAGGATCTATCTCACTGTTGATTTAGAGCTGGTGTTAGACTGAGGATGAAATAGAGCTGTCTCATAAGCCGGGAATTGGCTGCTGGGATAGCTCTTCTTTTTGGACTTTTTGCTATTGGACACAGCTGACCTTAGATACAGCATTATTACACATTTGGAATGTTAACGGCCTCCACAGCAGCTATAGCGCTAAAAAACAGCTTTCATGAGGCTCTTTTCATGGAATAGCATCACTGGAGTCCATAACTATGCTCTAAAGGCTAAAAACTTGCAAATAACGTCATCTGTGTCCGACAGCCTCAGGGAATTTTGATTCAACGGGTGCAGGTAGCAATGTAAGGACTCTTTCTGCTGGATGGTATCTTGCTAAGAAAGTAAAAAGTTTTTCAAGCTGTTCAGATTGTGATACGATGAGGAAATGAACTGTTCATTTATTAAAATATAAGGTATAAGTTACATACTATACTTTATCCTTATGTTACTACGAGAAACGGTTGTTATCTCTAAAGGACGACAACGTTATTTTTTCTTGTGATTTTGTGAATCTACCATATCCCTAAGGGTTTAAAAGGAGGATGCGAACGATGAGTGCGATAGATCTTATTTTGGATAAAGCCCTGCGGGGCGACCGTCTCCAATTGGAAGATACCATCCGACTATTCGAGAGCAACGAAATTGAGAAAATGGGTGCTGCTGCAAACACTATTATGGAACGCTGGCACCCGGACCCGTTAGCCACTTTTGTAATTGGCCGTAATATTAACTATACGAATGTATGTGATGTGTACTGCCGTTTTTGCGCTTTTTACCGCAGACCAGGCTCGGATGAAGGCTATGTGCTGCCAGATGAGGCGATTTATCAAAAAATTGCTGAAACAATTGCTGTTAATGGTACAGAAATTCTTATGCAAGGTGGAACTAATCCTAACCTTCCATTTAGCTACTATACAGATATACTGCGCGGAATTAAGCAACGGTTCCCTGAGATTACAATGCACTCCTTCTCTCCTGCGGAGATTATGAAGATGAAAGAAGTATCAGGATTACCACTGGAACAAGTGGTTCGTGAAATTCATGCTGCGGGTCTGGATTCATTGCCAGGCGGAGGCGCAGAAATTCTTGATGACCGTACACGCCGCAAAATCAGCCGACTAAAAGGCTCGTGGCGCGAGTGGATGGATGTAATGCAGACGGCACATAAAGTGGGTATGAATACCACAGCGACAATGGTGATTGGGCTTGGGGAAAGTATGGAGGAACGTGCTTTGCACTTA
It contains:
- the mqnC gene encoding cyclic dehypoxanthinyl futalosine synthase, translated to MSAIDLILDKALRGDRLQLEDTIRLFESNEIEKMGAAANTIMERWHPDPLATFVIGRNINYTNVCDVYCRFCAFYRRPGSDEGYVLPDEAIYQKIAETIAVNGTEILMQGGTNPNLPFSYYTDILRGIKQRFPEITMHSFSPAEIMKMKEVSGLPLEQVVREIHAAGLDSLPGGGAEILDDRTRRKISRLKGSWREWMDVMQTAHKVGMNTTATMVIGLGESMEERALHLLRVREAQDECIANKYDSEGFLAFISWTFQPDNTNLKLDRQTPEEYLKTVAISRLVLDNIKNFQSSWVTMGPEVGKLSLQYGCNDFGSTMIEENVVSSAGATYKVNIESITQLIREAGKVPAQRNTRYDILRVFDDPNAKIDNDFVMQN